The Tripterygium wilfordii isolate XIE 37 chromosome 4, ASM1340144v1, whole genome shotgun sequence genome has a window encoding:
- the LOC119997464 gene encoding benzyl alcohol O-benzoyltransferase-like: protein MASPPTSLVFKVRRYEPELISPAKPVPRELKLLSDIDDQEGLRFHIPVIQFYRYNPSMKGKDPAKIVKEALAKALVFYYPLAGRLREGPARKLMVDCNGEGILFVEGDADVSIEEFGEALHPPFPCLEELIFDVPGSSAVLNSPLILVQVTRLRCGGFILALRLNHTMADAQGLVQFMSAVGEMARGATVPSLQPVWGRHVLFARDPPHVTRTHREYDEVPDSKGTIIPLDDMAHRSFFFGSAEISAIRRFVPPHLRNCSTFEILTACLWRLRTIALRPDPEEEMRIICIINSRGKSNSFVPKGYYGNAFAFPVAVATAKELKENPLGFAVEKVREVKAGVDGEYMKSVADLMVVKGRPHFTVVRSYLVSDVTRAGFGELDIGWGMPAYGGPAKGGVGAIPGVASFYIPLKNTKGEEGILVPLCLPAPAMERFVKQLDSMLKDQNTPSSSLIISAL from the exons ATGGCATCACCACCAACCTCTCTAGTGTTCAAGGTCCGTAGATATGAACCTGAACTAATCTCCCCCGCCAAACCAGTTCCTCGTGAGCTAAAGCTGCTTTCCGACATCGATGACCAAGAAGGTCTCCGATTCCATATCCCGGTTATACAATTTTATCGTTACAATCCTTCTATGAAAGGGAAAGACCCTGCTAAGATCGTTAAGGAGGCGCTAGCAAAAGCGTTAGTGTTTTACTACCCGTTGGCGGGGAGGCTCAGGGAAGGCCCTGCGCGTAAACTTATGGTGGATTGTAATGGTGAGGGAATCCTGTTTGTTGAGGGTGATGCTGATGTTAGTATTGAAGAATTTGGTGAAGCACTTCATCCTCCATTTCCTTGTTTGGAGGAGCTTATTTTTGATGTTCCTGGCTCTTCTgctgtgctcaactctcccttgATACTTGTTCAG GTGACGCGCCTACGATGCGGTGGTTTTATTCTTGCGCTCCGTCTCAACCATACAATGGCAGATGCACAGGGTCTCGTCCAATTCATGTCCGCCGTAGGAGAGATGGCACGTGGCGCAACTGTACCATCATTGCAGCCAGTTTGGGGCCGTCACGTTCTTTTTGCCCGAGATCCACCGCATGTGACACGCACGCACAGGGAATACGATGAGGTGCCGGACAGCAAAGGCACTATAATCCCACTTGATGACATGGCCCACCGCTCTTTCTTCTTCGGTTCCGCAGAAATCTCAGCTATTCGCAGATTCGTCCCACCTCATCTCCGCAACTGCTCCACCTTCGAAATCCTAACCGCCTGCCTCTGGCGGTTGCGCACCATCGCGCTCCGACCCGACCCGGAGGAAGAGATGCGGATCATCTGTATAATCAACTCCCGCGGCAAGTCGAATTCCTTCGTGCCGAAGGGGTACTACGGGAACGCGTTCGCATTTCCGGTGGCAGTCGCGACTGCAAAAGAACTCAAAGAGAACCCGCTGGGGTTCGCGGTAGAGAAGGTGAGGGAGGTGAAGGCGGGAGTCGATGGAGAGTACATGAAGTCAGTGGCGGATCTGATGGTGGTGAAGGGGCGGCCCCACTTCACTGTGGTGCGGTCGTATTTGGTATCAGACGTCACACGTGCCGGGTTCGGAGAGCTGGATATAGGGTGGGGTATGCCTGCTTACGGTGGGCCCGCAAAAGGAGGTGTGGGGGCCATACCTGGCGTGGCAAGTTTCTATATACCGTTGAAGAACACGAAAGGAGAGGAAGGAATATTGGTTCCACTCTGTTTGCCTGCTCCAGCTATGGAAAGATTTGTGAAACAACTGGACAGCATGTTGAAAGACCAAAATACCCCCAGCTCTAGTCTTATTATCTCTGCACTTTAG
- the LOC119997340 gene encoding uncharacterized protein LOC119997340, protein MEGKRGDIRIYIISGFILACILAGGIFLGLYIFLPVAESQSWYPIAGIVLVAIPWAFWFFMYIYRCCSPKNVQFQERSNMHRSAAPSTTTRATTNQRLSVDSPTSSPDGKRHVHFGAVVVLGTADKVNNVGGGDGDEEDLEENNSGRQHEGRVTLDEKPDSVSSRESELPLTLGMSSS, encoded by the coding sequence ATGGAGGGGAAGAGAGGAGACATTAGAATATACATAATCTCAGGCTTCATCTTGGCTTGCATCCTCGCGGGTGGAATTTTTCTTGGTCTCTACATTTTCCTCCCCGTCGCAGAATCTCAATCTTGGTATCCGATTGCAGGAATCGTTCTTGTAGCCATTCCATGGGCATTTTGGttctttatgtatatatacagatGTTGTTCACCAAaaaatgtgcaatttcaagagcGCAGCAACATGCATAGATCTGCAGCTCCATCTACCACAACCAGGGCGACAACCAACCAACGATTATCTGTTGACTCCCCAACCTCTTCTCCTGATGGAAAACGTCACGTCCATTTTGGAGCAGTTGTCGTGTTAGGAACCGCTGACAAGGTAAATAatgttggtggtggtgatggagaTGAAGAAGACTTGGAAGAAAATAATTCAGGCAGGCAACATGAAGGTAGAGTAACATTGGATGAGAAACCGGATTCGGTTTCTTCTAGGGAAAGTGAGCTGCCATTAACTCTTGGAATGTCATCGTCATAA